From a region of the Alnus glutinosa chromosome 1, dhAlnGlut1.1, whole genome shotgun sequence genome:
- the LOC133859315 gene encoding secreted RxLR effector protein 161-like, translated as MSTSVMISADLTGKQVDPTLHRSLTGSLLYLTASQPDIAFSVRVCAQFQANPKESNLTVVERIIKYVNLVVAGYFDADWAGNTDDRKSTSEGCFYVGNNLVVWMSRKQSSISLSIAEVEYIAAGRCCTQLLWMKKLLWDYGFTQDTMAIHYDNTSATNISKN; from the coding sequence atgagcacaagtGTCATGATAAGTGCTGATCTTACAGGCAAGCAAGTTGATCCTACTCTCCACAGAAGTTTGACCGGGAGTCTTCTCTACCTCACAGCCAGCCAaccagatattgccttcagtgttAGAGTATGTGCTCAATTTCAGGCGAATCCTAAAGAATCTAACCTCACTGTAGTCGAGCGTATCATCAAGTATGTAAATCTTGTGGTTGCAGGTTACtttgatgcagattgggctggcaaTACGGATGACAGGAAAAGTACCTCTGaaggatgcttctatgtggggaatAATCTTGTAGTTTGGATGAGTAGGAAACAGTCTTCAATTTCCCTCTCAATTGCTGAGGTTGAATACATTGCTGCTGGAAGATGTTGTACTCAACTGTTATGGATGAAGAAGTTGTTGTGGGATTATGGATTCACTCAGGATACCATGGCTATCCATTATGACAATACAAGTGCCACCAATATTTCTAAGAATTAA